Proteins encoded by one window of Methanobrevibacter sp.:
- the tsaA gene encoding tRNA (N6-threonylcarbamoyladenosine(37)-N6)-methyltransferase TrmO yields the protein MDEEIIFKPIGYIKSPYKDVGNMPKAERESGDIVAEMVINEEYLESMSSMEVGERYMVLFYFHKSKGFEQRVPFRGVGPIKGLFSTHAPNRPNPIGVSTIRIEEINGNVIKFSGVDMLNGTPVLDIKDIL from the coding sequence ATGGATGAAGAGATAATATTCAAGCCAATCGGATACATCAAGTCTCCATATAAAGATGTCGGGAACATGCCAAAGGCTGAGAGGGAATCTGGAGATATTGTAGCTGAAATGGTCATCAATGAAGAGTATTTGGAAAGCATGTCCAGCATGGAAGTCGGTGAAAGGTATATGGTCCTGTTCTATTTCCACAAGTCAAAGGGATTCGAGCAGAGGGTTCCATTTAGAGGAGTCGGACCGATTAAAGGATTGTTCTCCACTCATGCACCGAATAGGCCAAATCCCATTGGGGTTTCTACAATAAGGATAGAGGAAATAAATGGAAATGTGATCAAGTTCAGTGGGGTCGACATGTTGAATGGCACTCCAGTGCTTGACATAAAGGACATTTTATGA
- the arfB gene encoding 2-amino-5-formylamino-6-ribosylaminopyrimidin-4(3H)-one 5'-monophosphate deformylase, whose product MVELRLNAGNVRNSNVHKVGIIALGSHLENHGPALPIDTDAKIASYIAFKAALESGAKFLGVIYPAHEIKEINHGIHVSLDNLTKEIIRVLRSAKEYLGITSVVIVNGHGGNLPIVASLYEIEEQTGLLITLNSKIIESEGPHGGSGELSMGKVLGILDEDEVENQTDLSQYGEVGLSMFTEARLNDPNIEEGAIDIQENGVYVDEVYGNELLKLAINSVLLDVEKQLDSHYGY is encoded by the coding sequence ATGGTGGAATTAAGATTAAATGCTGGAAATGTCAGAAACTCTAATGTTCATAAGGTGGGAATAATCGCCCTTGGGTCACATCTTGAAAACCATGGTCCTGCCCTTCCGATTGATACTGATGCAAAGATAGCTTCTTACATTGCCTTCAAGGCCGCATTGGAAAGTGGAGCCAAATTCCTGGGAGTAATCTATCCTGCACATGAAATAAAGGAAATAAACCATGGAATTCATGTTTCACTTGATAATCTGACAAAGGAAATAATCAGGGTCTTGAGATCAGCAAAGGAATATTTGGGAATCACCAGTGTTGTCATAGTGAATGGGCATGGAGGCAATCTGCCTATTGTTGCCAGTCTTTATGAAATTGAGGAGCAGACCGGTTTGCTCATCACATTAAACAGCAAGATCATTGAATCCGAAGGGCCTCATGGAGGTTCCGGAGAATTGTCCATGGGAAAGGTTTTAGGAATTCTTGATGAAGATGAGGTGGAGAATCAGACCGATTTGAGCCAATATGGTGAAGTTGGCCTATCCATGTTCACTGAAGCGAGATTGAATGATCCAAACATTGAGGAAGGCGCAATTGACATTCAGGAAAACGGCGTTTATGTTGATGAGGTCTATGGAAATGAGCTCTTGAAGCTGGCCATCAACTCCGTATTGCTGGATGTTGAAAAGCAATTGGATTCCCATTATGGATACTGA
- a CDS encoding RNA-binding protein — protein MVLKIKKRYFLKKKKVKDIKSELGDYGSFINNKDTLEMLEAEDYDFILVNGEPYIIIINGKPYPTLKAALNLELDSKVVVVDMGAVRFVTKGADVMSPGIVDADESIVEGDVVIIVEETHNKPLAMGISLISGPEMVENSEGKAIKSLHYVGDAIWNLEV, from the coding sequence CTGGTTTTGAAAATCAAGAAAAGATATTTTTTAAAGAAGAAGAAAGTAAAGGACATTAAAAGTGAGCTTGGAGACTACGGTTCCTTCATCAACAATAAGGACACTCTTGAAATGCTTGAAGCTGAAGACTATGACTTTATTCTGGTGAATGGTGAGCCTTACATCATTATAATCAATGGAAAGCCATATCCTACACTTAAGGCTGCCTTGAATTTGGAATTGGACAGCAAAGTGGTGGTTGTTGACATGGGGGCTGTCAGATTCGTTACCAAAGGTGCAGATGTGATGAGTCCAGGTATTGTGGATGCTGACGAGTCCATTGTGGAAGGTGATGTGGTCATTATCGTTGAAGAGACCCACAACAAGCCATTGGCTATGGGAATCAGCCTGATCAGCGGTCCGGAGATGGTTGAGAATTCCGAAGGAAAGGCAATCAAGTCACTCCATTATGTTGGGGATGCAATCTGGAATCTGGAAGTTTAA
- a CDS encoding sodium-dependent transporter yields the protein MSDKNEWGSNLSFVLAMVGSAVGLGNIWRYPYVLYSNGGGAFYIPYIVAILLMGVPFLILEYGVGYNFKSSFPKAIRKIHANYEFLGWLLPISVFIIMIYYSCILGWDGIYVILSFFKGWGADPNTYFATTLLQSQETVSGITAFIPVIGAAMLASWAIIWYISHKDLEEGLGKVSKILVPLLFVIMIVIVAFSLTLPGAMIGLNELFSPDWSLLLNFDIWMAAFGQIIFSLSLGMSIAFTYASYTGEESDLITNTLSIAFANCAFENFCALGVFSILGYMSLQSGTAVADLVTQGTGLVFVAYPTVLNVLGQYAIIIGPLFFLTIYLAGLTSILSTIEPLAFSIQNKFTWSRKKTMTFLCILGAAISMIYATAYGGTLLGYVDAYINQIAILFGVLVECNLFAWTFKCEELIPALNARSKTIKLGKWWVYIVKYILPLAIGIVWIGGMYDVITTGSMNQLMVFGNLTVILLALTFIFTKLPASNKDWNETEYRL from the coding sequence ATGAGTGATAAGAACGAATGGGGCAGCAACCTGTCATTTGTCTTGGCAATGGTAGGTTCTGCTGTAGGACTTGGAAACATATGGAGATACCCATACGTCCTGTACAGCAATGGTGGAGGAGCATTCTACATTCCATATATCGTTGCTATACTGTTGATGGGAGTTCCATTTTTAATACTTGAATATGGTGTCGGATATAATTTCAAATCATCCTTTCCAAAGGCTATCCGCAAGATACATGCCAATTATGAATTTTTAGGATGGCTATTGCCTATTTCAGTATTCATTATCATGATTTACTATTCATGCATACTAGGATGGGATGGAATATACGTAATCTTAAGCTTCTTCAAGGGATGGGGAGCAGACCCGAACACTTACTTTGCAACAACATTATTGCAATCACAGGAAACCGTCAGCGGAATAACCGCATTCATTCCTGTCATCGGTGCTGCAATGCTTGCAAGCTGGGCAATCATTTGGTACATTTCCCACAAGGACCTTGAAGAGGGACTTGGAAAGGTGAGCAAGATTCTTGTTCCCTTATTGTTTGTGATCATGATTGTGATTGTGGCATTCTCATTGACCTTGCCTGGTGCAATGATAGGCTTGAATGAACTCTTTTCACCGGATTGGAGCCTGCTTCTGAACTTTGACATATGGATGGCCGCATTCGGTCAGATAATATTCTCACTAAGCTTAGGAATGAGCATAGCATTCACCTATGCAAGCTATACTGGAGAGGAAAGCGACCTTATTACAAACACATTGTCCATTGCATTTGCAAACTGCGCATTCGAGAACTTCTGTGCATTGGGAGTCTTTTCAATTCTCGGATACATGTCACTTCAAAGCGGTACAGCTGTGGCAGACCTTGTAACTCAAGGTACAGGACTGGTCTTTGTGGCTTATCCTACAGTATTGAACGTATTGGGACAATATGCAATCATAATAGGACCTCTATTCTTCCTTACAATATACCTTGCAGGGCTTACAAGCATCCTATCCACTATCGAACCTTTGGCGTTCAGTATTCAAAACAAGTTCACATGGTCCCGTAAGAAGACAATGACCTTCCTCTGCATATTGGGAGCTGCGATTTCAATGATCTATGCAACAGCATACGGCGGAACACTTCTTGGATATGTGGATGCATATATCAACCAGATAGCCATTCTTTTCGGAGTGCTAGTGGAATGCAACCTATTTGCATGGACATTCAAATGTGAAGAGCTCATTCCTGCATTGAATGCAAGAAGCAAAACCATTAAGTTAGGCAAATGGTGGGTTTACATAGTCAAGTACATATTGCCGTTAGCCATTGGAATAGTATGGATCGGCGGAATGTACGATGTAATCACCACAGGTTCCATGAATCAATTGATGGTATTCGGCAATCTGACTGTAATATTGCTTGCATTGACTTTCATATTTACCAAATTGCCTGCTTCAAACAAGGACTGGAACGAAACAGAATATAGATTATAA
- a CDS encoding YigZ family protein has product MKTIAKPFQTSIDIKKSQFICRLFPAQTEKEAKEIIKEISEEYKDATHNCIAYVVSDGEGFDDDGEPGGTAGRPMLNVLKKNEMENVVAIVTRYFGGIKLGAGGLVRAYSKSVLETLSIAEIVDMELYEIFKFSFEYQHIKTIDNEIRSKNLAVVEKQYEANVIYFVASNNEDIVNNIQEKLADEVKIEHLGSRFLEKID; this is encoded by the coding sequence ATGAAGACAATAGCAAAACCCTTCCAGACATCCATAGATATCAAGAAGTCCCAATTCATCTGCAGGCTCTTTCCTGCACAGACTGAAAAGGAAGCGAAGGAGATCATAAAGGAGATATCTGAAGAGTATAAGGATGCAACACATAACTGCATAGCATATGTAGTCAGCGATGGGGAAGGATTTGACGATGATGGAGAGCCTGGAGGAACTGCAGGAAGGCCTATGTTGAATGTATTGAAGAAGAATGAAATGGAAAACGTTGTAGCTATTGTGACAAGGTATTTCGGCGGAATAAAGCTTGGTGCGGGAGGATTGGTCCGTGCCTACAGCAAATCAGTTCTGGAAACCCTTTCCATTGCAGAGATTGTTGATATGGAGCTTTATGAGATATTCAAGTTCAGCTTCGAATATCAGCATATCAAGACAATTGACAATGAGATACGCTCTAAGAATTTGGCTGTTGTGGAAAAGCAGTATGAAGCCAATGTAATCTATTTTGTAGCTTCCAACAATGAGGATATTGTGAATAATATTCAAGAAAAATTAGCTGATGAAGTTAAAATAGAGCATTTAGGAAGCAGATTCCTTGAAAAAATAGATTAA
- a CDS encoding DUF5814 domain-containing protein, with protein MIVLNKRKKSWEMYPIGSPKGALNTKRKPEFIGVLKFKENEEDGSISINRFVVKDEKEDKLYPPSRAINLLRSQAVFLAEKDDKLEAFLKQNNIKVRFTNICQHCSYEGEVTIINSSFSYRYHDQLICKTCAENTIKRELQLRGYDKKVFRNFKRVLEKTGSLDDVLEMLSPRFDPLEHSDLTLFDRVKVHDDKIPKIAMKRLKIPEEFKQVILQEKNQYLLPVQYLAIREGLLKDENLLVVSATGSGKTLVGELAGIPKALNGKKFLFLTPLVALANQKYRDFKKRYEPLGLKVAIKVGMNRIKAKGELKLPNSNIQEADIVVGTYEGIDFLIRSGQSDALKDLGLVLIDEIHTISDEERGLRLNGLIKRIEHIFPNTQIIGLSATIKNPQDLANDFNMKLVQYKERPVPLERHIAFVRGDVQRRIIMRKLVQREYYSTSSKGFKGQTLIFTNSRRKTHKIANFLSGKGINASAYHAGLSYFKKEKIEKDFSKGKIAAVVTTAALAAGVDFPASQVIFESLLMGNKWISPNEFSQMLGRAGRPTYHDRGVIYLIPEIGSKFDNESEEAVALDLLESDVEDIFVEYTEDGSLEQMLADISSKSLRKVADVEEFYQNIPVPMDIMTALDELEDKDAIIVHADDTIDTTRFGRAVAMSFLSVDDGVIIKDSINDSNYLSYYYNKPFFKTNLKELRLLSERIDEENESILKKNKKIKNKSKQVQDSAKKDKKDKENKKEKDKKDSKKKDKSKKDKKSSNKNKSKKDNKKNHNKHKKDKSKEDKIQEKPIFKDEDSGIKFIVEEDLDEKPVPKKDTKKESNTSKYIDNIADYFEGLNQSKDYKATDDSNNKKNDYKKDKDIKSDVIYNKKTNKKNKKNNSPALKQIKFKENIFSDIHEKMTKDEVNSNDLLKVQSIALDLELFENAYLAPVVHKQIISALKMNFSTRLFSESTLDIISSGEAISKIDKKFQDALLKIQIDFLRCDCHERPFCECLQRGVSYYIINQRLNGKDPIDISNSLLKEYQIQTYPGDIFSWLDAYVRNLDAIRRIAKAFGQKEIVEKSEKLMKIVESGK; from the coding sequence ATGATAGTACTGAACAAAAGGAAAAAGTCTTGGGAAATGTATCCTATAGGAAGCCCTAAGGGAGCTTTGAATACAAAGCGAAAGCCGGAATTCATTGGAGTCTTGAAGTTCAAGGAAAATGAAGAGGACGGCTCAATCTCTATCAATCGCTTTGTGGTCAAGGATGAAAAGGAAGACAAGCTCTATCCTCCATCAAGGGCAATCAATCTATTGCGTTCCCAGGCGGTTTTCCTGGCAGAGAAGGACGATAAGCTGGAAGCCTTTTTGAAGCAGAACAACATCAAGGTGAGATTCACAAACATATGCCAGCATTGCAGCTATGAAGGTGAGGTCACCATCATAAATTCCTCTTTCTCATACAGGTATCATGACCAACTGATCTGCAAGACCTGTGCTGAAAACACAATAAAAAGGGAGCTTCAGCTTAGGGGATATGACAAGAAGGTATTCAGGAACTTCAAGAGGGTTCTTGAAAAGACAGGAAGCCTTGATGATGTCTTGGAAATGCTTTCACCAAGGTTCGATCCATTGGAGCATTCTGACTTGACACTCTTCGATAGAGTCAAGGTCCATGATGACAAGATACCTAAAATAGCTATGAAAAGGCTTAAGATTCCAGAGGAATTCAAGCAGGTCATACTTCAGGAAAAGAACCAATATCTTCTTCCAGTCCAATATCTGGCAATCAGGGAAGGATTATTGAAGGATGAAAATCTATTGGTAGTTTCAGCCACAGGTAGTGGAAAGACATTGGTTGGAGAGCTTGCAGGCATTCCAAAGGCATTGAATGGAAAGAAATTCCTTTTCCTAACCCCTCTTGTTGCACTTGCAAACCAAAAGTATAGGGACTTCAAGAAGAGATACGAGCCTTTAGGATTGAAGGTGGCAATTAAGGTAGGTATGAACCGTATCAAGGCTAAGGGAGAGCTTAAGCTGCCTAATTCAAATATACAGGAGGCAGACATTGTTGTCGGTACATATGAAGGAATCGACTTTCTGATCCGTTCAGGTCAATCTGATGCATTAAAGGATTTGGGACTTGTTCTGATAGATGAAATCCACACAATCTCAGATGAGGAAAGAGGACTCAGACTGAACGGTTTAATTAAGAGAATCGAGCATATCTTCCCAAACACTCAAATAATAGGATTGTCCGCTACAATCAAGAATCCACAGGACCTGGCTAATGACTTCAATATGAAACTGGTTCAGTACAAGGAGCGTCCAGTTCCCCTAGAAAGACACATTGCATTTGTTAGGGGAGATGTGCAAAGAAGGATAATAATGAGAAAGCTTGTTCAAAGGGAATATTACAGCACTTCCTCAAAGGGATTCAAGGGACAGACACTGATATTCACAAATTCAAGAAGAAAGACCCATAAGATAGCAAATTTCCTATCTGGTAAGGGAATCAACGCTTCAGCCTATCATGCTGGACTCTCATACTTCAAGAAGGAAAAGATTGAAAAGGACTTTTCCAAAGGAAAGATTGCCGCAGTTGTAACTACAGCAGCTCTTGCGGCAGGTGTGGATTTTCCTGCATCACAGGTAATCTTCGAATCACTATTGATGGGTAACAAATGGATTAGCCCTAACGAATTCTCACAGATGCTAGGTAGGGCAGGTAGGCCAACATACCATGACAGAGGGGTAATTTATCTCATACCTGAGATTGGAAGCAAGTTCGACAATGAAAGTGAAGAGGCAGTTGCACTTGACCTTTTGGAAAGTGATGTGGAAGACATATTCGTGGAATATACTGAGGACGGATCCCTCGAACAGATGCTTGCCGATATATCATCAAAGTCATTAAGGAAAGTGGCAGATGTCGAGGAATTCTATCAAAATATTCCAGTTCCAATGGATATAATGACAGCACTTGATGAACTTGAAGATAAGGATGCGATAATAGTACATGCAGACGATACAATAGACACAACTCGCTTCGGTAGAGCAGTTGCAATGTCATTCTTATCAGTTGATGACGGTGTGATCATCAAGGATTCAATCAATGATTCAAATTATTTGAGCTATTATTACAATAAGCCATTCTTCAAGACTAATCTGAAGGAGCTAAGACTGTTGTCTGAAAGGATAGATGAAGAGAATGAGAGTATATTGAAGAAGAACAAGAAGATAAAGAACAAGTCAAAACAGGTTCAAGATAGTGCTAAAAAGGATAAGAAAGATAAAGAAAATAAAAAAGAAAAGGATAAAAAGGATTCCAAGAAGAAAGATAAATCTAAAAAGGATAAAAAGTCTTCTAATAAGAATAAATCTAAAAAGGACAATAAAAAGAATCATAATAAGCATAAAAAGGACAAATCCAAGGAAGATAAAATCCAGGAAAAGCCTATTTTCAAGGATGAGGATTCCGGAATCAAGTTCATTGTTGAAGAGGATTTGGATGAAAAGCCAGTTCCTAAAAAGGATACCAAGAAGGAATCCAATACCAGCAAATATATAGATAACATTGCTGATTATTTTGAAGGATTGAACCAGTCCAAGGATTATAAGGCCACTGACGATTCTAATAATAAAAAGAATGATTATAAGAAGGATAAGGATATTAAATCAGATGTAATCTACAATAAGAAGACTAATAAAAAGAATAAAAAGAATAATTCTCCTGCTCTGAAGCAAATCAAGTTCAAGGAAAACATCTTTTCAGACATTCATGAGAAAATGACTAAAGATGAAGTCAATTCCAATGACCTGTTGAAGGTTCAGTCAATCGCACTTGATTTGGAACTCTTTGAAAATGCCTATTTGGCACCTGTTGTCCACAAGCAGATCATAAGCGCCTTGAAGATGAACTTTTCAACCAGACTGTTTTCAGAGTCAACATTGGATATAATTTCCTCTGGAGAGGCAATATCAAAGATTGACAAGAAGTTCCAGGATGCGCTTTTAAAGATTCAGATTGATTTCCTGAGATGCGATTGCCATGAAAGGCCATTCTGCGAATGCCTGCAGAGAGGAGTCTCCTATTATATCATAAATCAAAGGTTGAATGGAAAGGACCCTATAGACATTTCCAATTCTCTTCTTAAGGAATATCAGATTCAGACTTATCCTGGTGACATATTCTCATGGCTTGATGCCTATGTGAGGAATCTGGATGCAATAAGAAGAATAGCTAAAGCATTTGGTCAAAAGGAGATAGTTGAAAAGTCAGAAAAATTGATGAAAATAGTTGAATCTGGAAAATAA
- a CDS encoding ATP-binding cassette domain-containing protein, translated as MTNELLKVDIQKRLKEFDLDVDFELKKGCLGILGPSGCGKSMTLKSIAGIVDPDDGIVSLNGKTYFDSSAKINLKPQKRNVGYLFQNYALFPNMTVEENVAIGLGKDYDRDHLSQIIKRFHLDGLEKRYPRQLSGGQQQRVALARILAYGPDVILLDEPFSAMDTFLKEQLRLELINSLKDFDGFSILVTHNRDEAFQFCDELIILDQGKIIAKGETHDVFENPRKVQVARLTGCKNISRVEIIDDYHLKSLDWGLEFEVSQKISPNVTHMGIRAHDFSSADKDAVNAFGTENSTKIEMPFEWEITLENGLWWKYDKQIYEHEFEIPDYLKVDPKNIILLEEYFNTLFSFFYFFLLFF; from the coding sequence ATGACAAATGAATTGTTGAAGGTGGATATCCAAAAGAGACTTAAGGAATTTGACTTGGATGTTGATTTTGAGTTGAAAAAAGGCTGTTTGGGTATTCTAGGTCCTTCCGGTTGCGGCAAGAGCATGACATTGAAATCCATTGCCGGGATTGTGGATCCTGATGATGGGATTGTAAGCCTGAACGGCAAAACCTATTTTGATTCAAGTGCTAAGATAAACCTAAAGCCTCAAAAGAGAAATGTGGGGTACCTGTTCCAGAATTACGCCTTGTTTCCCAATATGACTGTAGAGGAAAATGTTGCAATCGGTCTTGGAAAGGATTATGACAGAGATCATTTGTCTCAAATCATAAAGCGCTTTCATTTGGATGGTCTGGAAAAGAGATATCCGAGGCAGTTGTCAGGAGGCCAGCAGCAAAGGGTGGCATTGGCAAGGATATTGGCTTACGGACCTGATGTGATCCTTTTGGATGAGCCATTCAGTGCCATGGATACCTTCCTTAAGGAACAGTTGCGTCTTGAACTCATAAATTCACTGAAGGATTTTGACGGATTCTCCATTTTGGTCACTCACAATCGTGACGAGGCATTCCAGTTCTGTGATGAGCTCATAATATTGGACCAAGGCAAGATCATTGCAAAGGGGGAAACCCATGATGTATTTGAGAATCCGAGGAAGGTTCAGGTTGCAAGGCTTACAGGATGCAAGAACATTTCCAGAGTTGAAATCATTGATGACTATCATCTCAAGTCATTGGATTGGGGGCTTGAATTTGAAGTGTCCCAGAAGATTTCACCAAACGTAACCCATATGGGAATAAGGGCACATGACTTCTCATCTGCAGATAAGGATGCTGTCAATGCATTCGGCACTGAAAATTCAACAAAGATAGAAATGCCTTTCGAATGGGAGATAACCTTGGAAAACGGCCTATGGTGGAAATATGACAAGCAGATCTATGAGCATGAATTTGAGATTCCTGACTATTTGAAGGTGGATCCTAAAAACATAATCCTGTTGGAAGAGTATTTTAATACTCTTTTTTCTTTTTTTTACTTTTTTTTACTTTTTTTTTAA